A single Nostoc sp. PCC 7107 DNA region contains:
- a CDS encoding type II toxin-antitoxin system PemK/MazF family toxin, translated as MYRGEIWWANLPEPVGSEPGYRRPVLIIQDDTFNQSRISTVIVAVITSSIQLAEAPGNVLLSREVSGLPKDSVVNVSQLLTIDKSFLVERVGALPDYLQEEVDEGLRIILYL; from the coding sequence ATGTATCGAGGTGAAATTTGGTGGGCGAACCTACCTGAGCCAGTAGGTTCTGAGCCTGGGTATCGTCGTCCTGTTTTGATAATTCAAGATGATACGTTTAATCAAAGCCGCATCAGTACAGTCATAGTTGCTGTTATTACTTCAAGTATTCAATTGGCAGAAGCCCCAGGCAATGTATTGTTATCGCGTGAAGTATCAGGCTTACCTAAAGATTCTGTGGTTAACGTATCTCAACTTTTGACTATCGATAAAAGCTTTTTGGTTGAGCGAGTCGGAGCATTACCAGATTATTTGCAAGAGGAAGTAGATGAAGGGCTACGAATAATTTTATACCTCTAG
- the thrB gene encoding homoserine kinase, translating into MSVISSVTVKVPATTANLGPGFDCIGAALTLCNQFKFTRLDEGGLTIHVTGAEAQRVQTDESNLLYQAFLKLYQYIDQTPPAVKIEIGLGVPLARGLGSSATAIVGGLVAANQLASEPLSQVQVMEIAIAMEGHPDNVVPALIGGCRLAATSDTGWEICDVPWHENIVPVVAIPNFELSTSEARRVLPTEFSRADAIFNTAHLGLLLRGLETGKGEWLRAALQDKLHQPYRKALIPGYDAVNAAAVEAGAFGMVISGAGPTLLALVDVAHSSDVELAMASAWKDAGIEAEVRSLALDTQGATLL; encoded by the coding sequence ATGTCTGTTATTTCTTCTGTCACGGTTAAGGTTCCCGCTACAACTGCTAATTTGGGGCCTGGTTTTGATTGCATCGGTGCAGCTTTGACGCTGTGTAACCAGTTTAAGTTTACACGCCTAGATGAAGGTGGTTTAACTATTCATGTCACAGGTGCAGAAGCCCAACGAGTGCAAACTGATGAGAGTAATTTACTTTATCAGGCGTTTTTGAAGTTATATCAATATATAGATCAGACACCGCCGGCTGTGAAAATTGAGATTGGTTTGGGTGTTCCATTGGCGCGGGGTTTGGGTAGTTCAGCGACAGCCATTGTTGGCGGTTTGGTGGCGGCAAATCAACTTGCGAGTGAACCTCTATCTCAGGTGCAGGTGATGGAAATTGCGATCGCAATGGAAGGACATCCTGATAATGTAGTTCCAGCATTAATCGGCGGATGTCGTCTAGCGGCTACTAGTGATACTGGTTGGGAAATTTGTGATGTACCTTGGCATGAGAATATTGTTCCAGTCGTGGCGATTCCCAATTTTGAACTCTCCACCTCAGAAGCGCGGCGGGTTTTACCCACTGAATTTAGTCGGGCAGATGCAATTTTTAATACTGCCCATTTAGGCTTATTGTTACGCGGCTTGGAAACTGGTAAGGGAGAATGGTTAAGGGCAGCTTTACAAGATAAGTTGCATCAGCCTTATCGTAAAGCTTTGATTCCTGGTTACGATGCTGTGAATGCTGCGGCGGTGGAGGCTGGTGCATTCGGTATGGTGATTAGTGGTGCGGGGCCGACATTGTTAGCTTTGGTGGATGTGGCGCACTCCTCAGATGTAGAGTTGGCAATGGCTTCAGCCTGGAAAGATGCTGGTATTGAAGCCGAAGTGCGATCGCTTGCTTTAGACACCCAAGGCGCAACCCTTCTTTGA
- a CDS encoding NAD(P)H-quinone oxidoreductase subunit 4, which yields MNAMEFPWLTAIIALPLVAALAIPIIPDKEGKTVRWYGLGVAIADFALMIYAFWHNYDFQSSTYQFVEKYSWVPQIGLNWSVAVDGLSMPLILLTGLINTLAVFAAWKVTNKPRLFYGLMLVMYSAQLGVFLAQDLLLFFLMWEIELVPVYLLISIWGGAKRRYAATKFILYTAAASIFILVAGFAMAFYGDTVTFDMASLGMKQYPKALELLVYAGLLIAFGVKLPIFPLHTWLPDAHGEASAPGSMILAGVLLKMGGYALIRFNIEMLPNAHVYFAPVLAILGVVNIVYGACCAFAQTNLKRRLAYSSIAHMGFVLIGLASYTEIGISGAMLQMVSHGLIAASLFFLSGVTYERTHTLMMDKMGGIGKVMPRTFALYTAGAMASLALPGMSGFVGELMVFLGIATSDVYSSSFKIVVVLLSAVGVILTPIYLLSMLRQVFYGKQSEELHLDAVVADVKPRELFITACLLLPIIGIGFYPKLVTQTYDVKTVEVATHARQVLPVVARQQPTSLYSQIFTAPTLANATVENLVNISK from the coding sequence ATGAATGCTATGGAATTTCCTTGGCTAACTGCCATAATTGCTTTGCCCTTGGTGGCTGCCTTAGCCATCCCCATAATTCCGGATAAAGAAGGAAAAACAGTCCGCTGGTATGGTTTAGGAGTTGCGATCGCGGATTTTGCCTTAATGATTTATGCTTTCTGGCATAACTATGATTTTCAAAGCTCAACTTACCAATTTGTCGAAAAATACTCTTGGGTTCCACAAATCGGTTTAAATTGGTCTGTAGCAGTTGATGGCTTATCGATGCCCCTCATCTTGTTAACAGGCTTAATCAACACACTAGCAGTCTTCGCGGCTTGGAAAGTAACCAACAAGCCGCGATTGTTTTATGGGTTGATGTTGGTAATGTATAGCGCCCAGTTGGGTGTGTTTCTTGCCCAAGACTTGCTCTTGTTCTTCCTCATGTGGGAAATCGAGCTAGTTCCCGTTTACTTGCTAATTTCCATCTGGGGTGGTGCAAAACGTCGTTACGCTGCTACCAAGTTTATTCTTTATACTGCTGCTGCTTCCATATTTATTCTTGTAGCTGGTTTTGCGATGGCATTCTATGGAGATACCGTCACCTTCGACATGGCATCTCTAGGAATGAAACAATATCCTAAAGCCTTGGAATTATTAGTCTACGCTGGTTTATTGATTGCCTTCGGTGTGAAGTTGCCAATCTTCCCCTTGCACACCTGGCTACCCGATGCTCATGGTGAAGCATCTGCACCTGGTTCCATGATTTTGGCTGGTGTGTTGTTGAAGATGGGTGGTTATGCCTTAATTCGCTTCAACATTGAAATGTTGCCTAATGCTCATGTTTACTTCGCTCCAGTTTTAGCAATCTTAGGTGTAGTCAATATTGTCTACGGTGCTTGTTGCGCCTTTGCTCAAACCAACCTCAAACGCCGCTTGGCTTACTCTTCAATTGCTCACATGGGGTTTGTGCTGATTGGGTTGGCTTCTTACACAGAAATTGGTATCAGTGGAGCCATGTTACAGATGGTTTCCCACGGTTTGATTGCTGCTAGTTTATTCTTCCTGTCTGGTGTAACTTACGAACGTACCCACACCTTGATGATGGATAAAATGGGCGGCATTGGTAAAGTCATGCCTAGAACCTTCGCGCTGTATACTGCTGGTGCAATGGCTTCTCTCGCTTTACCTGGAATGAGTGGCTTTGTCGGCGAATTGATGGTATTCCTCGGTATCGCTACCAGTGATGTTTACAGTTCCAGCTTCAAGATTGTAGTTGTGCTACTTTCCGCAGTCGGTGTGATTTTGACACCAATTTACTTACTGTCCATGCTGCGCCAAGTGTTCTACGGTAAGCAAAGTGAAGAATTACATCTAGATGCTGTAGTGGCTGATGTTAAGCCTCGTGAATTGTTCATTACTGCTTGTCTGCTACTTCCCATCATCGGTATTGGTTTTTATCCCAAACTAGTAACGCAGACTTATGATGTAAAAACAGTAGAAGTAGCTACTCACGCGCGTCAAGTGCTACCAGTTGTGGCTCGTCAACAGCCAACAAGTCTTTACTCCCAAATTTTTACAGCGCCAACCTTGGCTAATGCTACAGTTGAAAATTTAGTTAATATTTCAAAGTAA
- a CDS encoding DUF423 domain-containing protein, with protein sequence MTQIFLSVAAVFGGLSVAAGAFASHALREHISERSLLIFETGARYQMYHALALLVVALLISRLESPPTTLIASGWLFIIGIAIFSGSLYALSLTGIKYLGAITPLGGVAFIAGWAALAIAAGNLKF encoded by the coding sequence ATGACGCAGATTTTTTTGAGTGTAGCTGCCGTTTTCGGCGGTTTGTCAGTTGCGGCTGGGGCTTTTGCTTCCCATGCTTTGCGAGAGCATATTAGTGAGCGATCGCTGTTAATCTTTGAAACTGGCGCTCGCTACCAAATGTATCATGCTCTAGCACTTTTAGTAGTTGCTCTCCTCATCAGTCGCCTCGAATCACCTCCAACTACTTTAATTGCTAGTGGATGGCTATTTATTATTGGCATTGCTATTTTCTCAGGCAGTTTATACGCCTTGAGCTTAACTGGTATTAAATATTTAGGCGCAATTACTCCATTAGGTGGTGTCGCCTTTATAGCTGGTTGGGCTGCTTTAGCTATTGCTGCTGGGAATTTAAAGTTCTAA
- the tmk gene encoding dTMP kinase, with the protein MSGKLIVFEGVEGCGKTTQMQLCGQWLESLGISVVVTREPGGTELGSHLRRLLLEKSEDKPVADVTELLLYAADRAQHVEQELKPNLAVGRYILCDRYTDSTVAYQGYGRGLNMSLIEQLNYIATSGLTSDLTIWLDVDVEVGLSRKHGEAVGLDRIEQEAITFHRRVQQGYSQLAAAHPSRIVRVDGSLSKETVHSLIQEILRDRLQV; encoded by the coding sequence ATGAGTGGCAAATTAATTGTATTTGAAGGGGTAGAAGGCTGCGGCAAAACAACACAAATGCAGCTTTGTGGTCAGTGGTTAGAAAGTTTGGGTATTTCGGTAGTGGTCACTCGTGAACCAGGAGGAACAGAGTTAGGTTCGCATTTGCGGCGCTTATTGCTGGAAAAATCGGAAGATAAACCAGTTGCAGATGTAACTGAACTGTTATTATATGCGGCTGACCGCGCCCAACACGTTGAACAAGAACTCAAGCCCAATTTAGCAGTAGGAAGATATATATTATGCGATCGCTACACTGATTCTACTGTTGCCTATCAAGGTTACGGTCGGGGTTTGAATATGAGTTTAATTGAACAACTCAACTATATTGCGACATCTGGCTTAACAAGTGATTTGACTATTTGGTTAGATGTGGATGTTGAGGTGGGACTTAGCCGCAAACATGGAGAAGCCGTAGGTTTAGACCGCATTGAGCAAGAAGCCATCACCTTTCATCGCCGTGTTCAACAAGGATATAGCCAGTTAGCTGCGGCGCACCCATCCCGCATTGTGCGAGTAGATGGTAGTTTAAGCAAAGAAACTGTACATAGTTTAATTCAAGAAATTTTACGCGATCGCTTGCAAGTTTAA
- a CDS encoding pyridoxamine 5'-phosphate oxidase family protein — protein MPRKFGEIAFTPEVQAAQLQRGSRQTYERYIANGPANDSITPQIAEFIACLDGFYLGTVNSHGYPYIQFRGGTPGFLRVLNEKTLGFADFSGNVQYITVGNLSGEAKAFLFLMDYRHRKRLKVWGTAEYIEGDTALIEQLRIPGYPAEIERAILFHVEAVSENCPQHIPIRYSVNEVEAIMAPLQARITELEKLLSDRNKSR, from the coding sequence ATGCCACGCAAGTTTGGAGAAATTGCTTTTACGCCTGAAGTTCAAGCCGCGCAGCTACAACGAGGTTCGCGGCAAACCTATGAACGCTATATTGCTAATGGCCCTGCTAACGATTCAATTACTCCACAAATTGCGGAATTTATTGCTTGTCTTGATGGATTTTATTTGGGAACAGTCAATTCTCATGGCTATCCTTACATTCAGTTTCGCGGTGGAACACCAGGCTTTCTCAGAGTACTGAATGAAAAAACCTTGGGTTTTGCCGACTTTTCGGGAAATGTGCAGTACATCACAGTGGGTAATTTATCAGGAGAAGCAAAAGCATTTCTGTTTTTGATGGATTACCGTCACCGCAAACGCCTTAAAGTTTGGGGAACAGCCGAATATATTGAAGGTGATACAGCTTTAATTGAACAACTGCGTATCCCTGGCTACCCAGCAGAAATTGAACGAGCGATTTTGTTTCATGTTGAGGCTGTCAGTGAAAATTGTCCTCAACACATTCCCATTCGCTATTCAGTGAATGAGGTTGAAGCTATAATGGCTCCTTTACAAGCGAGAATTACGGAGTTGGAGAAATTGTTAAGCGATCGCAATAAAAGCAGATAA
- a CDS encoding bifunctional 2-polyprenyl-6-hydroxyphenol methylase/3-demethylubiquinol 3-O-methyltransferase UbiG, with protein sequence MENFKQTIANFANKDLEIRKNWYSPAAEAYNKTRPRYPQNFIEQVIKAAQLSPDVKILEVGCGPGTATTSFAQLGYSILCLEPNPDFFELAKQNCQSYPNVEIQNISFEEWALQSEQFDAVLAASSFHWIPAEIGYPKAASALKDNGHLLLFWNKELQPSYEVYQRLSEVYQKHAPSLDRYESWQAQQEIFKGFGSIFIDSGKFKDIKFGQVTSEVVYSTDEYLTLLNTYSPYIQLDADTKKILFAELSQRINNDFGGSLQLSYISAFHIGKKN encoded by the coding sequence ATGGAAAACTTTAAACAAACTATAGCCAATTTCGCTAACAAAGACCTGGAAATACGAAAAAACTGGTATTCTCCAGCAGCAGAAGCTTATAACAAAACCAGACCTCGCTATCCACAAAATTTTATTGAGCAAGTTATTAAAGCTGCTCAATTATCTCCAGATGTCAAAATTTTAGAAGTGGGCTGTGGCCCTGGAACAGCAACAACTTCATTTGCTCAATTAGGTTATTCCATACTCTGTCTAGAACCAAATCCAGATTTTTTTGAGTTGGCTAAACAAAATTGTCAATCTTATCCAAATGTGGAGATTCAAAATATATCTTTTGAAGAATGGGCTTTACAATCTGAGCAGTTTGATGCTGTTTTAGCTGCAAGTTCCTTTCACTGGATACCAGCAGAAATAGGATATCCCAAGGCTGCAAGTGCTTTAAAAGATAATGGTCATTTACTTTTATTCTGGAATAAAGAATTACAACCTAGTTATGAAGTTTACCAAAGATTGTCTGAAGTTTATCAAAAACACGCTCCATCTCTTGACCGTTATGAAAGTTGGCAAGCTCAACAAGAAATATTCAAGGGATTCGGGAGTATATTTATTGATTCGGGAAAATTTAAAGATATAAAATTTGGTCAAGTTACTTCTGAAGTAGTTTATAGTACCGATGAATATTTAACGCTGCTCAATACCTATTCACCATATATACAATTAGATGCAGACACCAAAAAAATCTTATTTGCTGAATTAAGTCAACGAATAAATAATGACTTTGGTGGAAGTCTGCAACTTTCATATATCTCGGCTTTTCACATTGGCAAAAAAAATTAA